From a single Accipiter gentilis chromosome 32, bAccGen1.1, whole genome shotgun sequence genomic region:
- the N6AMT1 gene encoding methyltransferase N6AMT1 isoform X2: MAAPPPLPTPRYEHVGPQGPFRDVYEPAEDTFLLLDALERDAARLRQARVEICLEIGSGSGVVSTFLASSIIGSSALYICTDINPMAAYCTLETALLNNVHLQPVITDLVEGRGIEASWAGGRKGREVMDRVFPLVPDLLSPGGLFYLVTIKENNPDEILETMKKGGLEGTRVLSRQAGQEMLTILKFRKS, translated from the exons ATGGCGGCTCCGCCGCCGCTCCCTACCCCGCGGTACGAGCACGTGGGGCCGCAGGGGCCCTTCCGGGATGTGTACGAGCCGGCCGAGGACACCTTCCTGCTGCTGGACGCTCTGGAGCGGGACGCGGCCCGCCTCAGGCAGGCTCG GGTTGAGATCTGCCTTGAAATAGGATCTGGGTCTGGTGTGGTTTCAACATTTCTAGCTTCTTCCATTATTGGATCCAGTGCACTGTACAT ATGTACAGATATCAACCCCATGGCAGCTTACTGTACACTGGAGACAGCTCTTCTTAACAATGTTCACCTTCAGCCAGTCATTACTGACTTG GTGGAAGGCCGTGGAATAGAGGCATCCTGGGCTGGTGGCAGAAAGGGCAGAGAAGTAATGGATAGAGTTTTTCCATTAGTACCAGACCTACTTTCACCAGGAGGATTATTCTACTTGGtcacaattaaagaaaataatccag ATGAAATTCTGGAAACAATGAAGAAAGGTGGCTTAGAAGGCACACGAGTACTTTCCAGGCAAGCTGGACAAGAGATGCTTACTATCCTCAAATTTAGGAAGTCTTGA
- the N6AMT1 gene encoding methyltransferase N6AMT1 isoform X1 has protein sequence MAAPPPLPTPRYEHVGPQGPFRDVYEPAEDTFLLLDALERDAARLRQARVEICLEIGSGSGVVSTFLASSIIGSSALYICTDINPMAAYCTLETALLNNVHLQPVITDLVKGLSPRLNGKVDLLLFNPPYVVTPSEEVEGRGIEASWAGGRKGREVMDRVFPLVPDLLSPGGLFYLVTIKENNPDEILETMKKGGLEGTRVLSRQAGQEMLTILKFRKS, from the exons ATGGCGGCTCCGCCGCCGCTCCCTACCCCGCGGTACGAGCACGTGGGGCCGCAGGGGCCCTTCCGGGATGTGTACGAGCCGGCCGAGGACACCTTCCTGCTGCTGGACGCTCTGGAGCGGGACGCGGCCCGCCTCAGGCAGGCTCG GGTTGAGATCTGCCTTGAAATAGGATCTGGGTCTGGTGTGGTTTCAACATTTCTAGCTTCTTCCATTATTGGATCCAGTGCACTGTACAT ATGTACAGATATCAACCCCATGGCAGCTTACTGTACACTGGAGACAGCTCTTCTTAACAATGTTCACCTTCAGCCAGTCATTACTGACTTG GTCAAAGGACTGTCTCCAAGATTAAATGGGAAGGTTGATCTACTGCTATTTAATCCACCATACGTGGTAACACCTTCTGAAGAG GTGGAAGGCCGTGGAATAGAGGCATCCTGGGCTGGTGGCAGAAAGGGCAGAGAAGTAATGGATAGAGTTTTTCCATTAGTACCAGACCTACTTTCACCAGGAGGATTATTCTACTTGGtcacaattaaagaaaataatccag ATGAAATTCTGGAAACAATGAAGAAAGGTGGCTTAGAAGGCACACGAGTACTTTCCAGGCAAGCTGGACAAGAGATGCTTACTATCCTCAAATTTAGGAAGTCTTGA